The following proteins are encoded in a genomic region of Gammaproteobacteria bacterium:
- a CDS encoding outer membrane protein assembly factor produces the protein MRRAGRLVCLLFGLWVASAGALTLDVQVEGLEGRELAAVLAALDLEQEKATPDLLASRVRRLYERAADQVLAALEPFGRYRARVSGELDEGGETWVARFLVEPGEPVRIESLSVRVTGDGADDPALRRVLADLPLRQGEPLEHGVYESAKRSLQQEAADQGYLRAEWTRHTVEVDLDRYAATVALELDTGPRHRFGAVSFEQDILNPAFLSRYVPFSPGDPYSRAQVLEMQTGLADSEYFSGVDVTPRIGEAREGEVPLDVRLTPRPRQRYRAGLGYGTDTGPRVRAGWENRRVNQSGHRAGVEGQASERINDLKAYYLVPLARPATEALRFEVRGEDEDTVSFRTRVASVAVGRSVVRKDWRETIRLNYEYEDYEVGRESGVTERLMPEAQWVSIDADEEVRPRAGRRLGLDLRGAVAGAFSDSTFLRARGQAKFVQGVGEDGRLLARADGGLTLASSLEDLPVSLRFFAGGDQSVRGYAFDEIGPRNAGGKVAGGRYLLVGSLEYEHRVAGNWSLAAFYDAGNAFEPHELHPKQGTGLGLRWLSPVGPVRLDVASAIDEPGNPLRVHVVIGPDL, from the coding sequence ATGCGCCGCGCCGGCCGTCTCGTCTGCCTGCTGTTCGGGCTCTGGGTCGCGAGTGCCGGAGCCCTGACGCTCGACGTGCAGGTCGAGGGCCTGGAGGGGCGGGAGCTCGCCGCCGTCCTCGCCGCGCTCGATCTCGAGCAGGAAAAGGCGACCCCCGACCTCCTCGCGAGCCGGGTCCGCCGTCTCTACGAGCGCGCGGCCGACCAGGTCCTCGCCGCGCTCGAGCCCTTCGGACGGTACCGGGCGCGGGTGAGCGGCGAGCTCGACGAGGGGGGCGAGACCTGGGTCGCGCGCTTCCTGGTCGAGCCCGGCGAGCCGGTGCGCATCGAATCGCTCTCCGTGCGGGTGACCGGCGACGGCGCGGACGACCCCGCCCTGCGGCGCGTCCTCGCAGACCTGCCCCTGCGCCAGGGTGAGCCCCTGGAGCACGGGGTGTACGAGTCGGCCAAGCGCTCCCTGCAGCAGGAGGCGGCCGACCAGGGTTACCTGCGTGCCGAGTGGACCCGCCACACGGTCGAGGTGGACCTCGACCGCTACGCCGCCACGGTCGCGCTCGAGCTCGACACGGGCCCGCGCCACCGGTTCGGTGCGGTCTCCTTCGAGCAGGACATCCTGAACCCCGCGTTCCTCTCCCGCTACGTCCCGTTCTCGCCCGGAGACCCGTACTCCCGCGCCCAGGTGCTGGAGATGCAGACCGGGCTCGCGGACAGCGAGTACTTCTCCGGCGTCGACGTGACGCCGCGCATCGGCGAGGCGCGGGAAGGGGAGGTGCCGTTGGATGTCCGCCTGACGCCGCGCCCCCGCCAGCGCTACCGGGCCGGGCTCGGCTACGGCACCGACACGGGGCCCCGGGTGCGGGCCGGGTGGGAGAACCGGCGAGTCAACCAGTCGGGCCACCGGGCGGGGGTCGAAGGCCAGGCCTCGGAGCGCATCAACGACCTGAAGGCCTACTACCTGGTCCCGCTCGCGCGACCTGCCACCGAGGCCCTGCGCTTCGAGGTCCGGGGCGAGGACGAGGACACGGTCAGTTTCCGCACTCGGGTGGCGAGCGTCGCCGTGGGCCGCAGCGTGGTGCGCAAGGACTGGCGCGAGACGATCCGGCTCAACTACGAGTACGAGGACTACGAGGTGGGGCGGGAGTCGGGCGTCACCGAGCGGCTGATGCCGGAGGCCCAGTGGGTCAGCATCGACGCCGACGAGGAGGTGCGGCCCCGCGCCGGCCGGCGCCTCGGCCTGGATCTGCGGGGCGCGGTCGCCGGGGCCTTCTCGGACAGCACCTTCCTGCGGGCCCGGGGCCAGGCGAAGTTCGTGCAGGGGGTCGGTGAGGACGGCCGGCTGCTGGCCCGGGCGGACGGGGGCCTCACCCTCGCCTCGTCCCTCGAAGACCTGCCGGTCTCGCTGCGCTTCTTCGCCGGCGGGGACCAGAGCGTGCGCGGGTACGCGTTCGACGAGATCGGGCCCCGCAACGCCGGGGGCAAGGTCGCCGGGGGGCGCTACCTCCTGGTGGGGAGCCTGGAGTACGAGCACCGCGTGGCGGGCAACTGGAGCCTGGCGGCCTTCTACGACGCGGGCAACGCCTTCGAGCCCCACGAGCTCCACCCGAAGCAGGGCACGGGCCTCGGGCTGCGCTGGCTCTCGCCGGTGGGACCCGTGCGCCTCGACGTGGCCTCGGCCATCGACGAGCCGGGCAACCCCCTGCGCGTGCACGTGGTGATCGGGCCGGACCTGTGA
- a CDS encoding translocation/assembly module TamB domain-containing protein yields the protein MIQALLGLLLLLASAAGGLTLATEAGARWLVPRLLADVPGLSVRAVSGRLLGGIELEEVRLEHHEVSARADRIAVRWQPSALLRGVVLLREVAVSGLEVRKHDTPPPERLPDLRPPLPVVLERLHVDGFRLAFGEREPTVFERGEATGVELAGALTVGTLALHTPTLAVELSGQLQPFGDYRIDAVGPWRWDAPRQGPLSGELRLGGGIRAFHATLGVRGWLDADVVARLGDLLSGIDLDLAAEVQRLDLAALAPGLPAVGLAGRLEAGGKVGDPVDLRWSLDTQDLARALPGAAASLAARVDRVRIEGSGRTTGHRITADASGPGGRVHAVLQGALREGPGWRGTLESGEVQGEGWGDWRLERPAALEVGRGRLHLATLCWREKRLGRLCGELAREPSKGWSGRVEGSDLALTPLRPWLPEGLDLQGSARLRAEGSLSEKGAATGEARLTLAPGKIGFRAGGQARQVAYAETSLQARLEGNALALRLDLPLPEVGSARGQATLSGWQPDRPLAPSTPLQGTVSVSLRRLDLLETLVRELEDLRGEVTADFTLAGTLGRPQVRGQAEVRQGSLEVPRLGVRFTGLTLSLQSPEPGVLAYEARALSGDRPLTVTGRTALDLAQGWPTTLRVRGEDVPAVNVPEARVRLSPDLSVEVRGRRATLGGTVRVASAELKPRGLPQGADAASADVVVMRRGAPAPRVSPWEVTADVALALGQRVVIDGFGVKGRLEGNLRLQAAPGRLLLAQGEVSLVEGVYRAHGQDLKVERGRALYANSPLDDPGLDVKAIREVPDGHVGVRIIGTLKSPDASLFSDPLLGPADAFAYLLLGRRSRQIDDRTQQSMAAAAAAMGLSEQVGLTGTLRSTLGIESLGMETTERRTAPGVTAEETAVVIARHLSPALYVRYLVGLFDARDVVQVRYDINRHLQIQSETGARTGADLFFTIER from the coding sequence GTGATCCAGGCCCTGCTCGGTCTCCTGCTGCTCCTCGCCTCGGCGGCCGGGGGCCTCACCCTCGCCACGGAGGCCGGGGCGCGCTGGCTCGTCCCAAGGCTCCTCGCAGACGTGCCGGGGCTCTCGGTGCGGGCGGTCTCCGGGCGCCTCCTCGGCGGGATCGAGCTCGAGGAGGTGCGCCTGGAGCACCACGAGGTGAGTGCCCGGGCGGACCGCATCGCCGTGCGCTGGCAGCCGTCCGCGCTCCTGCGGGGGGTGGTCCTGCTGCGCGAGGTCGCCGTCTCCGGCCTCGAGGTCCGCAAGCACGACACCCCGCCGCCCGAGCGCCTCCCGGACCTGCGCCCGCCCCTGCCGGTCGTCCTCGAGCGCCTGCACGTGGACGGATTCCGGCTGGCCTTCGGGGAGCGGGAGCCCACCGTCTTCGAGCGGGGGGAGGCGACGGGGGTCGAGCTGGCCGGCGCGCTGACGGTCGGCACCCTCGCCCTGCACACCCCGACCCTCGCGGTCGAGCTCTCGGGGCAGCTCCAGCCCTTCGGCGACTATCGCATCGACGCGGTCGGCCCCTGGCGCTGGGACGCGCCCCGGCAGGGTCCCCTGAGCGGGGAGCTCCGGCTCGGGGGCGGGATCCGGGCCTTCCACGCGACGCTCGGCGTACGCGGCTGGCTCGACGCTGACGTGGTCGCCCGCCTCGGCGACCTGCTGTCGGGCATCGACCTGGACCTGGCCGCCGAGGTGCAGCGTCTCGACCTGGCGGCCCTCGCCCCCGGGCTGCCCGCCGTCGGCCTCGCGGGACGGCTGGAGGCGGGCGGGAAGGTCGGGGACCCCGTGGACCTGCGCTGGTCGCTCGACACCCAAGACCTGGCCCGGGCCCTGCCCGGGGCTGCGGCCTCCCTCGCCGCGCGGGTCGACCGGGTCCGGATCGAGGGCTCCGGGCGCACGACCGGGCACCGGATCACTGCCGACGCGAGCGGCCCCGGGGGGCGGGTCCACGCCGTGCTCCAGGGGGCGTTGCGCGAGGGGCCGGGCTGGCGGGGCACGCTCGAGTCGGGGGAGGTCCAGGGCGAAGGCTGGGGGGACTGGCGGCTCGAGCGCCCGGCGGCCCTCGAGGTGGGGCGAGGCCGCCTGCACCTCGCGACCCTCTGCTGGCGGGAGAAACGGCTCGGCCGGCTCTGCGGCGAGCTCGCGCGGGAGCCCTCGAAGGGTTGGTCGGGGCGGGTCGAGGGCAGCGACCTAGCGCTCACCCCCCTGCGGCCCTGGCTGCCGGAGGGCCTCGATCTCCAGGGGTCGGCCCGGCTGCGGGCCGAGGGGAGCCTTTCGGAGAAGGGGGCCGCCACGGGCGAGGCCCGGCTGACCCTCGCCCCCGGGAAGATCGGCTTCCGGGCGGGCGGCCAGGCCCGCCAGGTCGCCTACGCCGAGACCTCGCTGCAGGCCCGTCTCGAGGGGAACGCGCTTGCCCTGCGCTTGGACCTCCCCCTGCCCGAGGTGGGCTCGGCCCGGGGCCAGGCCACCCTGAGCGGCTGGCAGCCGGACCGGCCGCTCGCCCCCTCGACGCCCCTGCAGGGGACCGTCTCCGTCTCGCTCCGGCGCCTGGACCTGCTCGAGACCCTGGTCCGGGAGCTCGAGGACCTGCGGGGCGAGGTGACGGCCGATTTCACCCTCGCCGGCACGCTCGGCCGGCCCCAGGTGCGCGGCCAGGCGGAGGTGCGCCAGGGCAGCCTCGAGGTGCCCCGCCTCGGCGTGCGCTTCACCGGTCTCACGCTCTCCCTCCAGAGCCCCGAGCCGGGTGTTCTCGCCTACGAGGCGCGGGCCCTTTCCGGAGACCGACCCCTCACCGTGACCGGGCGCACCGCCCTCGACCTCGCCCAGGGCTGGCCCACGACGCTCCGGGTGCGGGGCGAGGACGTGCCCGCGGTCAATGTCCCCGAGGCCCGGGTGCGCCTGTCCCCGGACCTCAGCGTGGAGGTTCGCGGCCGGCGCGCCACCCTCGGGGGCACGGTGCGGGTGGCCTCGGCCGAGCTCAAGCCGCGGGGCCTGCCCCAGGGGGCCGACGCCGCCTCGGCGGACGTGGTGGTCATGCGCCGGGGGGCACCCGCGCCCCGGGTCTCCCCCTGGGAGGTGACCGCGGACGTGGCGCTCGCCCTCGGCCAGCGGGTCGTCATCGACGGGTTCGGGGTGAAGGGCCGGCTCGAGGGCAACCTGCGCCTGCAGGCTGCCCCCGGCCGGCTGCTGCTCGCCCAGGGGGAGGTGAGCCTGGTGGAGGGCGTCTACCGGGCCCACGGCCAGGACCTGAAGGTCGAGCGCGGCCGCGCGCTCTACGCGAACAGTCCCCTCGACGACCCGGGGCTCGACGTGAAGGCCATCCGCGAGGTGCCGGACGGGCACGTGGGGGTGCGGATCATCGGCACCCTGAAATCACCCGACGCGAGCCTGTTCTCGGACCCCCTGCTGGGCCCGGCGGACGCGTTCGCCTACCTGCTTCTCGGGCGGCGGTCCCGCCAGATCGACGACCGCACCCAGCAGTCGATGGCGGCGGCCGCCGCGGCGATGGGGCTCTCGGAGCAGGTGGGCCTGACCGGCACCCTGCGCTCCACCCTCGGCATCGAGTCGCTGGGGATGGAGACCACGGAGCGGCGCACCGCCCCCGGCGTCACCGCCGAAGAGACCGCGGTGGTCATCGCCCGGCACCTCTCGCCCGCCCTCTACGTGCGCTACCTGGTGGGGCTGTTCGATGCCCGGGACGTGGTCCAGGTGCGCTACGACATCAACCGCCACCTGCAGATCCAGTCGGAGACGGGAGCGCGCACCGGCGCTGATCTATTCTTCACCATCGAGCGGTGA
- a CDS encoding sensor domain-containing diguanylate cyclase produces the protein MRDVVVLGLLSFLVLGLAGAWLLGRARLRRETRARVASEAELRRQAAERSGEQRLWVSSLKQAMLNRILRLAFEPVSLQQQLERTLREALSIPWLPLGGGGVIALSSVGHASGPLTVSQDACEAFQKAVLELLDSGALTTSLGLGTEGARIACAACDHGHSPFLPYCCVPIRSGNRLLGLLAVSLAADCDHLPDLGPEQEFLLSIASTLATIVERKEAEEKLRLLASVFDSAAEGIVVTDARNRILAVNPAFCGITGYGSEEVLGQTPRFLRSERHDEEFYRRIWTALASENHWQGEIWNRRKSGEVYPEWLSITVIRDEAGAPVYHIGVFSDVSMLKRSEARFEYLAHHDALTGLPNRLLFSARLEQAMHRANRERRSVGLLFVDLDRFKEVNDLHGHLVGDQLLQGVAERLTASVREQDTVARLAGDEFVVILEGITGPGDAERVARKVLEALAVPLRVGTRELPAGASVGVAIYPADARDPASLLRRADEAMYAAKQRARGTYALAGAPASAGVQAAGP, from the coding sequence ATGCGCGACGTCGTGGTCCTCGGACTCCTGTCGTTCCTCGTACTGGGTCTCGCGGGCGCGTGGCTGCTCGGGCGCGCCCGCCTGCGGCGCGAGACCCGGGCGCGGGTCGCGAGCGAGGCGGAGCTGCGCCGCCAGGCCGCGGAGCGCAGCGGTGAGCAGAGGCTGTGGGTGAGCAGCCTGAAGCAGGCGATGCTGAACCGCATCCTGCGCCTCGCCTTCGAGCCGGTTTCCCTGCAGCAGCAGCTCGAGCGCACCCTGCGCGAGGCGCTCTCGATCCCCTGGCTCCCCCTCGGCGGCGGCGGGGTCATCGCGCTCTCCAGCGTTGGCCACGCGAGCGGACCCCTGACCGTCAGCCAGGACGCCTGCGAGGCGTTCCAGAAGGCGGTCCTCGAGCTGCTCGACTCGGGCGCGCTCACCACCTCCCTCGGGCTCGGCACGGAGGGCGCCCGCATCGCCTGCGCGGCCTGTGACCACGGGCACTCGCCCTTCCTCCCGTACTGCTGCGTGCCCATCCGCTCGGGCAACCGCCTGCTGGGGCTGCTGGCGGTGAGCCTCGCGGCGGACTGCGACCACCTGCCCGACCTGGGGCCGGAGCAGGAATTCCTGCTCTCCATTGCCAGCACCCTCGCCACCATCGTCGAGCGCAAGGAGGCGGAGGAGAAGCTCCGCCTGCTCGCCAGCGTCTTCGACAGCGCGGCCGAGGGCATCGTGGTCACCGACGCCCGCAACCGCATCCTCGCGGTGAACCCGGCGTTCTGCGGGATCACGGGCTACGGGTCCGAGGAGGTGCTGGGACAGACCCCGCGGTTCCTGCGCTCCGAGCGCCACGACGAGGAGTTCTACCGCCGGATCTGGACGGCGCTCGCGAGCGAGAACCACTGGCAGGGCGAGATCTGGAATCGGCGCAAGAGCGGCGAGGTCTACCCGGAGTGGCTCTCCATCACCGTCATCCGGGACGAGGCGGGCGCGCCCGTCTACCACATCGGCGTCTTCAGCGACGTCAGCATGCTCAAGCGCTCCGAGGCCCGCTTCGAGTATCTCGCCCACCACGACGCCCTCACCGGCCTGCCGAACCGGCTGCTCTTCAGCGCCCGGCTCGAGCAGGCCATGCACCGCGCCAACCGGGAGCGGCGCAGCGTCGGGCTGCTGTTCGTCGACCTGGACCGCTTCAAGGAGGTCAACGACCTCCACGGCCACCTGGTGGGCGACCAGCTGCTGCAGGGGGTGGCGGAGCGGCTGACCGCGAGCGTGCGCGAGCAGGACACCGTGGCGCGGCTCGCGGGCGACGAGTTCGTGGTGATCCTGGAGGGGATCACCGGGCCGGGCGACGCCGAGCGGGTGGCCCGCAAGGTGCTCGAGGCCCTCGCGGTTCCGCTGCGGGTGGGCACCCGGGAGTTACCCGCGGGGGCCAGCGTGGGCGTCGCGATCTACCCGGCGGATGCCCGGGACCCTGCCTCGCTGCTGCGGCGCGCCGACGAGGCGATGTACGCGGCGAAACAGCGGGCGCGGGGCACCTACGCCCTCGCGGGCGCCCCGGCTAGCGCCGGCGTGCAGGCAGCAGGTCCGTGA
- the lpdA gene encoding dihydrolipoyl dehydrogenase yields MADEAKLQATTGAGAAEGADLRTQVLVLGGGPGGYTAAFRAADLGRQVTLVERGETLGGVCLNEGCIPSKALLHAAEVLTAAREAEALGITFGPPRVDLERLRAWKNEVVGKLTGGLAQLARQRKVRVLCGEGRFQSAHELRVDGPEGPRTVTFEHAVIAVGSEPVRLSGFPDGDPRIIDSTGALALPDVPGSLLVVGGGVIGLEMATLYAALGSRVTVVELTGQLLPGWDGDLVRPLQRRLAKRLAGIHVGTRVVGVQAEDAGLAVTFEGPKAPPPTVFDRVLVAVGRRPAGARIGAQSAGVFVDPKGFVPVDREQRTNVAHIFAIGDVVGQPMLAHKATHEGKLAAEVIAGQPVTLEARDIPGVAYTDPEVAWVGLSEAEAEARGIEVDRAAFPWAASGRALGMGREEGLTRLLFERATGRLLGAGIVGPHAGDLIAETTLALRMGARAGDLARTVHAHPTLSETVALAAEMAEGTITDLLPARRR; encoded by the coding sequence ATGGCCGACGAGGCAAAGCTGCAGGCAACGACAGGGGCCGGCGCGGCCGAGGGCGCCGACCTGCGCACGCAGGTCCTGGTGCTGGGCGGGGGGCCGGGCGGTTACACCGCGGCCTTCCGCGCGGCGGACCTGGGTCGGCAGGTCACGCTGGTGGAGCGCGGGGAGACCCTCGGCGGGGTCTGCCTGAACGAGGGCTGCATCCCCTCGAAGGCGCTGCTGCACGCCGCCGAGGTCCTCACCGCGGCCCGCGAGGCGGAGGCCCTCGGCATCACCTTCGGCCCGCCCCGGGTGGACCTGGAGAGGCTCCGGGCGTGGAAGAACGAGGTGGTGGGCAAGCTGACGGGGGGCCTCGCGCAGCTCGCCCGCCAGCGTAAGGTCCGGGTGCTGTGTGGGGAGGGCCGCTTCCAGTCCGCCCACGAGCTGCGGGTCGACGGCCCCGAGGGGCCGCGCACGGTCACCTTCGAGCACGCGGTGATTGCGGTCGGGTCCGAGCCCGTGCGCCTCTCCGGTTTCCCCGACGGGGACCCCCGGATCATCGACTCCACGGGGGCGCTCGCCCTCCCCGACGTGCCGGGCAGCCTGCTGGTGGTGGGCGGCGGGGTGATTGGCCTGGAGATGGCGACTCTGTACGCGGCCCTCGGCAGCCGGGTGACGGTGGTGGAGCTGACGGGCCAGCTGCTGCCGGGCTGGGACGGCGACCTCGTCCGCCCCCTGCAGCGCCGGCTCGCGAAGCGCCTGGCGGGGATCCACGTGGGGACCCGGGTGGTGGGCGTGCAGGCAGAGGACGCGGGGCTCGCGGTCACCTTCGAGGGACCCAAGGCGCCGCCGCCCACCGTCTTCGACCGGGTCCTGGTGGCCGTCGGCCGGCGCCCCGCGGGGGCGCGGATCGGGGCGCAGAGCGCCGGGGTCTTCGTGGACCCGAAGGGCTTCGTCCCGGTGGACCGGGAGCAGCGCACCAACGTCGCCCACATCTTCGCCATCGGCGACGTGGTGGGCCAGCCCATGCTGGCCCACAAGGCGACCCACGAGGGCAAGCTGGCGGCCGAGGTGATCGCGGGCCAGCCGGTGACCCTCGAGGCCCGGGACATCCCGGGCGTCGCCTACACCGATCCGGAAGTGGCCTGGGTGGGGCTCTCGGAGGCCGAGGCCGAGGCCCGCGGCATCGAGGTGGACCGCGCCGCCTTCCCCTGGGCGGCGAGCGGGCGGGCGCTCGGCATGGGCCGCGAGGAGGGCCTGACCCGGCTCCTCTTCGAGCGCGCCACGGGGCGGCTCCTGGGGGCCGGGATCGTGGGGCCCCACGCGGGCGACCTGATCGCCGAGACGACGCTGGCCCTGCGCATGGGGGCGCGCGCGGGGGACCTCGCCCGCACGGTCCACGCCCACCCGACCCTCTCCGAGACCGTTGCCCTCGCGGCGGAGATGGCCGAGGGGACCATCACGGACCTGCTGCCTGCACGCCGGCGCTAG
- a CDS encoding sulfur globule protein CV1, which yields MKTIAKTLAAVAIVAASATSAQAWWGPWGNSGYGGGPWNGMGDMFGDVDANFSSRGWGRGNGYGYPYAGGYGAPYGYGAPYGYGVPYGAVPPAVVAPVAPVAPAAPAAAPSK from the coding sequence ATGAAGACCATTGCAAAGACTCTTGCTGCTGTCGCCATCGTCGCCGCGTCTGCCACCTCCGCGCAGGCCTGGTGGGGTCCCTGGGGCAACAGCGGCTACGGCGGTGGCCCCTGGAACGGGATGGGTGACATGTTCGGCGACGTCGACGCCAACTTCTCGTCGCGCGGCTGGGGCCGTGGCAACGGGTACGGCTATCCGTACGCCGGTGGTTACGGCGCCCCCTACGGCTACGGCGCCCCCTACGGCTACGGCGTGCCCTACGGCGCGGTGCCCCCGGCGGTTGTAGCGCCGGTTGCGCCGGTCGCCCCGGCTGCCCCCGCTGCGGCGCCGAGCAAGTAA
- the pyrC gene encoding dihydroorotase: MTAATPTLSLTRPDDWHLHLRDGPTLAAVAPDTARRFGRAIVMPNLLPPVTTTAQALAYRERVLAAVPAGLSFEPLMALYLTDETTPAEILRARASGAVAAVKLYPAGATTHSDAGVTDLTRTHGALAAMAETGLPLLIHGEVTDPQVDIFDRERVFLERSLFPLIERFPGLKVVLEHVSTREGVARVRGGPERLAATITPHHLLLSRNAMFAGGLRPHHFCLPVAKREEDRLALVEAATSGHPRFFLGTDSAPHPRRRKESGSAPGGIYTAHAAIELYAEVFEQAGALERLEAFASFHGPDFYGLPRNRDRVTLVREPWTVPATLAMGEEELVPFRAGEGVAWRLAG, translated from the coding sequence GTGACCGCAGCGACTCCGACCCTGAGCCTCACCCGTCCCGACGACTGGCACCTGCACCTGCGCGACGGGCCGACGCTCGCCGCAGTCGCGCCGGACACGGCCCGGCGCTTCGGCCGGGCGATCGTCATGCCGAACCTGCTGCCCCCGGTCACCACCACGGCGCAGGCGCTGGCCTATCGGGAACGGGTGCTCGCGGCCGTGCCCGCGGGGCTCTCGTTCGAGCCGCTGATGGCGCTCTACCTGACGGACGAGACGACGCCCGCCGAGATCCTGCGGGCGCGGGCGAGCGGGGCGGTCGCCGCGGTGAAGCTCTACCCCGCGGGGGCGACGACGCACTCCGACGCGGGCGTCACCGACCTCACCCGGACCCACGGGGCGCTGGCCGCCATGGCCGAGACGGGCCTCCCGCTCCTCATCCACGGCGAGGTCACGGACCCGCAGGTGGACATCTTCGACCGCGAGCGGGTGTTCCTCGAGCGCAGCCTCTTCCCGCTCATCGAGCGCTTCCCCGGGCTCAAGGTGGTGCTCGAGCACGTGAGCACGCGCGAGGGCGTCGCGCGGGTGCGGGGCGGCCCCGAGCGGCTCGCCGCGACCATCACCCCTCACCACCTCCTGCTCTCGCGCAACGCCATGTTCGCGGGGGGGCTGCGGCCCCACCACTTCTGTCTGCCGGTGGCCAAGCGCGAGGAGGACCGGCTGGCCCTCGTGGAGGCCGCGACCAGCGGGCACCCGCGCTTCTTCCTCGGCACGGACAGCGCGCCGCACCCGCGCCGGCGCAAGGAATCCGGCAGCGCCCCGGGGGGGATCTACACCGCCCACGCCGCGATCGAGCTCTACGCCGAGGTCTTCGAGCAGGCCGGCGCGCTCGAGCGCCTCGAGGCCTTCGCGAGCTTCCACGGCCCGGACTTCTACGGCCTGCCCCGCAACCGCGACCGCGTCACCCTGGTGCGCGAGCCCTGGACGGTCCCGGCCACCCTCGCGATGGGCGAGGAGGAGCTGGTGCCCTTCCGGGCGGGGGAGGGCGTGGCGTGGAGGCTCGCCGGGTGA
- the rnt gene encoding ribonuclease T, producing the protein MSPVVPAEGAPLSGRFRGYLPVVVDVETGGFDAERHALLEIAAVTLRRDRDGQLVREETHHAHVEPFPGAVLDPDALKFNGIDPHHPFRFALPEKDALEHVFKPVRRALKRNGCTRAVLVGHNPSFDLGFVNAAARRSGAKRNPFHPFTAFDTATLAGLAFGQTVLARAVQVAGFPWNEAEAHSALYDAERTADLFCAIVNLWDRVYGPIGGS; encoded by the coding sequence GTGAGCCCGGTCGTCCCTGCCGAGGGCGCCCCGTTGTCGGGGCGGTTCCGGGGGTACCTGCCGGTGGTGGTCGACGTGGAAACGGGTGGGTTCGACGCGGAGCGCCACGCGCTCCTCGAGATCGCGGCGGTCACGCTGCGCCGGGACCGGGACGGGCAGCTGGTGCGCGAGGAGACCCACCACGCCCACGTGGAGCCCTTCCCCGGCGCGGTGCTGGACCCGGACGCCCTGAAGTTCAACGGGATCGACCCTCACCACCCGTTCCGCTTCGCCCTGCCTGAGAAGGACGCGCTGGAGCACGTCTTCAAGCCCGTGCGCCGGGCGCTCAAGCGGAACGGGTGCACCCGGGCCGTGCTGGTGGGGCACAACCCCTCCTTCGACCTGGGGTTCGTGAACGCGGCGGCGCGCCGCAGCGGAGCGAAGCGCAATCCCTTCCACCCCTTCACCGCCTTCGACACCGCCACCCTCGCCGGACTCGCGTTCGGTCAGACCGTCCTCGCCCGGGCGGTCCAGGTCGCCGGCTTCCCCTGGAACGAGGCCGAGGCCCACTCCGCCCTCTACGACGCGGAGCGCACCGCCGACCTCTTCTGCGCCATCGTCAATCTCTGGGACCGCGTCTACGGTCCCATCGGCGGGTCATGA
- the lipA gene encoding lipoyl synthase encodes MSRVDAPREKGADKVARIPVRVEAVPGAPARKPAWIRVKAPSGPEVRRVRALLRRQRLHTVCEEAACPNLGECFSLGTATFLVMGDVCTRRCPFCDVAHGRPEPLDPEEPAHLAETVALLGLRHAVVTSVDRDDLRDGGAAHFAACIRAIRTASPGTRVEVLVPDFRGRLELALETLAEAPPDVFNHNLETVPRLYRAVRPGADYGHSLELLRRFGAAHPAVPTKSGLMLGLGETRAEVDAVLQDLRARGVTLLTLGQYLQPTRHHLPVTRYLEPAEFAELGELARGLGFRNAASGPLVRSSYHAEEQAGGRRP; translated from the coding sequence ATGAGTCGGGTGGATGCCCCGCGCGAGAAGGGCGCCGACAAGGTCGCCCGCATCCCGGTGCGCGTCGAAGCGGTGCCGGGGGCGCCCGCGCGCAAGCCGGCCTGGATCCGGGTGAAGGCCCCCTCCGGCCCCGAGGTCCGGCGGGTGCGCGCGCTCCTGCGCCGGCAGCGGCTGCACACGGTCTGCGAGGAGGCCGCCTGCCCCAACCTCGGGGAGTGCTTCTCCCTCGGCACCGCCACCTTCCTGGTGATGGGTGACGTCTGCACCCGGCGCTGCCCGTTCTGCGACGTGGCCCACGGCCGCCCCGAGCCCCTCGACCCCGAGGAGCCGGCCCACCTCGCGGAGACCGTGGCGCTGCTGGGGCTTCGCCACGCGGTCGTCACCTCGGTCGACCGCGACGACCTGCGCGACGGGGGCGCCGCGCACTTCGCCGCCTGCATCCGCGCCATCCGCACGGCTTCGCCGGGGACCCGGGTCGAGGTGCTGGTCCCGGACTTCCGCGGGCGCCTCGAGCTCGCGCTGGAGACCCTCGCCGAGGCCCCGCCCGACGTCTTCAACCACAACCTCGAGACCGTCCCGCGCCTCTACCGCGCGGTGCGTCCCGGCGCCGACTACGGGCACTCGCTCGAGCTGCTCCGCCGCTTCGGCGCCGCGCACCCCGCCGTGCCCACCAAGTCCGGGCTGATGCTGGGGCTCGGGGAGACGCGGGCCGAGGTCGACGCGGTCCTGCAGGACCTGCGCGCGCGAGGGGTCACGCTCCTCACCCTCGGCCAGTACCTCCAGCCGACCCGCCACCACCTCCCGGTGACCCGCTACCTGGAGCCGGCGGAGTTCGCGGAGCTCGGCGAGCTCGCCCGCGGCCTGGGATTCCGCAACGCGGCGAGCGGCCCGCTGGTCCGCTCCTCCTACCACGCCGAGGAGCAGGCCGGGGGGCGGCGCCCCTAA